One region of Alosa alosa isolate M-15738 ecotype Scorff River chromosome 1, AALO_Geno_1.1, whole genome shotgun sequence genomic DNA includes:
- the LOC125301278 gene encoding zinc finger protein 200-like — protein sequence MSAVQSHVALILDDLAKKAVAEIITLFDNTFAAFIEELCKKQNEIDHLKKKLVSPQDVNTAGNIVHEKPSVLSYGEFSVNLQTPNEQTDLEPKSSSTVVTQWDFPDEQQYDFEGVNDDSETSPLTEEEVDDTATVYSRDPVDCTRSEYGDGEFGELEFELKAAEVDRLTEEAESGTLVLRHSPTSNIHHHNANSSIPRKKKVGRPRKSPKIGVGRPRKLPKIAVAETTETTIAETQEVERIPAKDIRRRRKVKVTSTMTCQECKQVFYRPKDFIKHRFSHKQKQLLTCEWCGITFPFQSQMQNHIRIHTGERPFTCNVCDKSFISKGQLKSHMWYHKSKEKGESCSLCGADSLESLEGYTLRRRSTRPCAKCGKAKSVI from the exons ATGTCGGCAGTACAATCCCACGTTGCTCTTATTTTGGATGACTTGGCCAAAAAGGCTGTTGCTGAAATCATTACATTGTTTGATAACACTTTTGCTGCATTCATCGAAGAACTTTGTAAGAAACAGAATGAAATCGATCAccttaaaaaaaagttggtgtCACCGCAAGATGTGAACACGGCGGGAAACATCGTGCATGAGAAGCCTTCCGTGTTGTCTTATGGGGAATTTTCAGTCAATCTCCAAACGCCGAATGAACAAACTGATTTGGAGCCGAAATCTAGTTCTACCGTAGTCACTCAGTGGGACTTCCCTGATGAACAACAATATGATTTTGAAG GGGTCAATGATGATAGTGAAACATCTCCGTTGACTGAGGAAGAGGTGGATGACACAGCAACAGTGTACTCGAGGGATCCTGTTGATTGCACCAGGTCTGAGTATGGGGATGGTGAATTTGGTGAGCTGGAGTTTGAATTGAAAGCAGCTGAGGTGGACCGATTAACAGAAGAAGCAGAGTCGGGTACGCTGGTGTTGCGCCATAGTCCAACCTCTAACATTCATCACCACAATGCAAATTCATCAATACCAAGAAAGAAAAAGGTTGGAAGACCAAGGAAGTCGCCCAAAATAGGTGTTGGAAGACCAAGAAAGTTGCCCAAAATtgctgttgcagagaccacagaAACAACTATAGCAGAGACACAAGAAGTTGAGAGAATCCCAGCTAAGGATATCAGAAGAAGGAGAAAAGTAAAAGTAACCTCCACCATGACTTGCCAAGAGTGCAAGCAGGTTTTTTACCGTCCAAAGGATTTCATCAAGCACCGTTTTAGTCACAAACAGAAGCAGCTACTGACCTGTGAGTGGTGTGGGATCACCTTCCCTTTCCAGAGCCAAATGCAGAATCATATTCGTATTCATACAGGAGAGAGGCCTTTCACCTGTAATGTGTGCGACAAATCCTTTATTAGCAAAGGCCAGCTTAAATCACACATGTGGTACCACAAGTCAAAGGAAAAAGGGGAATCCTGCAGCCTGTGTGGGGCAGATTCCTTAGAATCACTTGAAGGCTACACACTTAGAAGACGTTCCACAAGACCATGTGCCAAGTGTGGCAAGGCCAAATCTGTGATTTGA
- the sema4e gene encoding semaphorin-4E — protein MYVLAALFVLYLFCSALTSSQGWPLDCTPRKTVPYHSDNGKLFRENDVWNYTTMALREDLGLIFLGTRGAIFALDINNINNKKASVRWGVTEKQQKECTYKGKDPEIDCQNYIRILHGTEDGRMYVCGTNAFHPMCDYMNYTDGQLIMHNNQEDGKGKCPFDPFQRYSSVWVDGELYSATSMNFLGSEPVVMRSSEDPIRTDFKSSWLNEPNFIYMDHIPESENSPDGDDDKVYLFFSETAVEYDFYHKLAVSRVARVCKGDLGGQRTLQRKWTSFVKARLECPVLKSQLPYLVQDVFRVCPAGWTTCVFYAIFTPQMHFSDHSAVCAYSMHDIKQVFTEGKFKTPVTVETSFVKWVMFSGDLPTPRPGACINGAARKQGITSSLDLPDKTLQFIRDRPLMDQVIEPMNNRPLLVKKGAAFTRIVVASVVALDGATYHVMFIGTATGSVLKAVNYAEDNTEETSIIEELQLFQSSEAIKIIRLSKSTGHLFAGSEVGVVQMPLSSCGRYTSCGDCVHARDPFCAWDLAAAQCISLSPVATQADSKLIQNLQNGDASGCPPPEMAKLVTRTFVPGNNVKLECEPISNLAKQDWYLGDKTLVLSDKYKVHNDSLMILNASAADAANYSCWSVERSHEHEYRWQKAKYQLTLGTNGDGRWVLPTSPQAQSSRQHLVSLQILVVLLSVMLALLVAWNFYKGHLTLPCKMGRGQAHTNSSRGEVANTQQPLQHTEEKTSAPAGNRNNNHANLENTISMDGHDDVSVI, from the exons ATGTACGTCCTGGCCGCTCTGTTTGTCCTCTACCTCTTCTGTTCAGCTCTGACGTCCAGCCAAGGCTGGCCCTTGGACTGTACTCCCCGAAAGACCGTCCCTTACCACA GTGACAATGGGAAACTGTTCAGGGAGAATGACGTGTGGAACTATACCACGATGGCCCTCAGAGAGGACCTGGGTCTGATCTTTCTGGGAACCAGAGGAGCCATTTTTGCCCTAGACATTAACAACATCAACAATAAGAAGGCCTCA GTGAGATGGGGTGTGACCGAAAAACAGCAGAAAGAATGCACATATAAAGGAAAGGACCCAGAA ATAGATTGCCAGAATTACATCCGCATTCTGCATGGGACAGAGGATGgcaggatgtatgtgtgtggaaccAATGCCTTCCATCCAATGTGTGATTACATg AACTACACAGATGGGCAGTTGATAATGCATAATAACCAAGAGGATGGGAAAGGGAAATGCCCCTTTGATCCCTTCCAGAGGTACTCCTCAGTGTGGGTTG ATGGAGAGCTGTACTCAGCCACCTCCATGAACTTCCTGGGCTCTGAGCCTGTGGTGATGCGCAGTTCTGAAGACCCCATCCGCACTGACTTCAAAAGCTCCTGGCTCAATG AGCCTAACTTCATCTACATGGACCATATCCCCGAGAGTGAGAATAGCCCTGATGGAGATGATGACAAGGTCTATCTGTTCTTCAGTGAGACCGCTGTGGAGTATGACTTCTACCATAAGCTGGCTGTGTCTCGGGTAGCAAGGGTCTGTAAG GGAGACTTGGGTGGACAAAGAACCCTTCAGAGGAAATGGACATCTTTTGTAAAAGCACGTCTGGAATGCCCTGTCCTGAAGTCCCAGTTGCCTTACTTAGTGCAGGATGTTTTTCGCGTGTGTCCTGCTGGCTGGACTACATGTGTATTCTACGCTATCTTCACCCCTCAGAT GCACTTTTCAGACCACTCAGCTGTGTGTGCCTACAGCATGCATGATATAAAACAAGTGTTTACTGAGGGAAAGTTCAAAACGCCTGTTACCGTGGAAACCTCTTTTGTGAAGTGGGTGATGTTCAGCGGCGATCTGCCCACCCCTCGACCAGGAGCG TGTATCAATGGAGCAGCACGTAAGCAGGGCATTACTAGCTCTCTGGATCTGCCAGACAAGACCCTGCAGTTCATTCGAGACCGTCCGCTGATGGACCAAGTGATAGAGCCGATGAACAACCGCCCACTACTGGTCAAGAAAGGAGCCGCGTTCACTCGCATTGTAGTAGCCAGTGTAGTGGCTTTGGATGGAGCTACTTACCACGTCATGTTTATTGGCACAG CGACTGGCTCTGTGCTCAAGGCTGTTAATTATGCTGAGGACAACACTGAAGAGACGTCCATCATCGAAGAGCTGCAGCTCTTTCAGTCCTCGGAGGCAATCAAGATCATACGTCTCTCCAAGAGCACG GGCCATCTGTTTGCGGGCTCTGAGGTAGGCGTGGTGCAGATGCCCTTGAGTTCCTGCGGGCGCTACACGTCCTGTGGGGACTGCGTCCATGCCCGGGACCCGTTCTGTGCATGGGACCTCGCTGCAGCGCAGTGCATCTCCCTCAGCCCAGTGGCCACTCAAGCAGACAG TAAGCTGATTCAGAATCTGCAGAATGGAGATGCCTCTGGCTGCCCCCCTCCAG AGATGGCCAAACTGGTGACCCGCACCTTTGTGCCAGGCAACAACGTGAAGCTGGAGTGTGAGCCCATCTCTAACCTGGCAAAGCAGGACTGGTATTTGGGCGATAAAACCCTGGTGCTCTCGGACAAGTACAAAGTCCACAACGACAGCCTGATGATCCTCAACGCCAGCGCGGCCGACGCGGCCAACTACTCCTGCTGGTCAGTGGAACGCTCCCATGAGCATGAGTACAGGTGGCAGAAGGCCAAGTACCAGCTCACCCTGGGGACCAATGGGGACGGACGATGGGTGCTCCCCACCTCCCCTCAGGCCCAGTCCAGCCGCCAGCATCTGGTCAGCTTGCAGATCTTGGTGGTCTTACTGTCCGTCATGCTGGCTTTACTAGTTGCATGGAATTTCTACAAAGGCCATTTGACACTGCCCTGTAAGATGGGACGAGGACAGGCTCACACGAACAGCAGCAGAGGTGAAGTGGCCAACACACAGCAGCCATTGCAGCATACCGAGGAGAAAACCTCAGCCCCGGCGGGTAACCGTAACAACAACCACGCCAACCTGGAGAACACCATCTCAATGGATGGCCATGATGACGTGTCTGTTATTTAA
- the cactin gene encoding cactin, producing the protein MESSRRRSRPRSRSTDKERKRSHSRSKSSDERSRRNSSVGKDTRRRVRSKSDSSQSSSGSAGRYSGRRQRSPSPRSKNRSSAESNDHRGKNKKERKKNKKKSSRDARRSRSVSPSGSDSSVDRPRHREGSSHDKRRANRDSRSPSRERQWGNRDRERRSPDRGRGHRSDDSSTKDKRQDRGRKGDGRSRDREDHRERSVSGSSSSSDESNRGGKSESQAQSAKEENRKQRELMKALETPEEKRARRLAKKEAKERKKREKMGWSEEYMGYTNADNPFGDNNLLGTFKWQKALELKGISHLKEKELKDRNKRIQEDNRRELQKVKQLRLEREREKAMREQELEMLQREKEAEHFKTWAEQEDNFHLHQAKLRSKIRIRDGRAKPIDLLAKYISAEDDDLAVEMHEPYTFLNGLTVTDMDDLLEDIKIYMELEQGKNVDFWRDMTTITEDEISKLRKLEASGKGPGDRREGINTSVSTDVQLVFRGKTYSQLQALHLNIETKIHAGGSNLDIGYWESLLQQVRVYMARARLRERHQEVLRQKLYKLKQEQGVESEPLFPIIKEEPDDQEMQEDQPAASAEAGPSRSSQPGASDEDQEGDKGAPRSEKEAEDGPSTSTAKEGEGEEGGATESVLTEDDLIQQSQAEYDSGRYSPVLLQNSELPLDAHVIELDEDLHRLHLARRQLQVTGDASESAEDAFVRRAKEGMGADEAQFSVELPLTGKMYLWADKYRPRKPRFFNRVHTGFEWNKYNQTHYDFDNPPPKIVQGYKFNIFYPDLIDKRSTPQYFLEPSPDNKDFGILRFHAGPPYEDIAFKIVNREWEYSHRHGFRCQFANGIFQLWFHFKRYRYRR; encoded by the exons ATGGAGTCCAGCCGTCGTAGATCAAGACCACGGTCTCGTTCTACTGATAAAGAGCGGAAAAGATCTCACAGTAGATCTAAATCTTCAGATGAAAGGTCAAGAAGAAATTCCTCAGTGGGCAAAGACACCAGAAGACGAGTGCGGTCCAAGAGCGACAGTTCGCAAAGCAGCAGTGGGTCCGCAGGCCGCTACAGCGGTAGAAGGCAGAGAAGTCCAAGCCCAAGATCTAAAAACAGAAGCAG TGCAGAGTCAAATGACCACAGGGGAAAGAAcaaaaaggagaggaagaagaacaagaagaagTCTAGTAGAGATGCCCGACGAAGCAGAAGTGTATCTCCATCTGGGTCAGATTCTAGCGTGGACAGACCACGACACCGTGAAGGAAGTAGTCATGACAAGAGGCGTGCCAATAGAGACAGCAGATCTCCCAGCAGAGAGCGACAGTGGGGGAACAGAGACCGAGAGAGGAGAAGTCCCGATAGAGGAAGAGGGCACAGGAGCGACGACTCTAGTACCAAAGACAAAAGGCAGGACAGAGGCCGGAAAGGAGATGGCAGAAGTCGTGACAGAGAGGATCATCGGGAACGATCCGTGTCGGGTTCTTCTTCATCCTCCGATGAATCCAACAGGGGTGGCAAGTCGGAGTCTCAGGCCCAAAGTGCAAAGGAAGAgaacagaaaacagagagaatTGATGAAAGCTCTTGAAACGCCTGAGGAGAAAAGGGCCAGACGCTTGGCTAAGAAAGAAgctaaagagaggaagaaacgaGAGAAGATGGGTTGGAGTGAGGAGTACATGGGCTATACAAATGCTGACAATCCTTTTGGTGACAACAACTTGTTGGGAACTTTCAAATGGCAAAAG GCTTTGGAGTTGAAAGGAATATCACACTTGAAGGAGAAAGAGCTGAAGGACAGAAACAAACGCATCCAAGAGGACAATCGCAGAGAGCTTCAAAAG GTGAAGCAGCTGCGTCTGGAGCGGGAACGCGAGAAGGCCATGCGTGAGCAGGAGCTGGAgatgctgcagagagagaaggaggcagaGCACTTCAAAACGTGGGCCGAGCAGGAGGACAACTTCCACCTGCACCAGGCCAAGCTCCG GTCTAAGATCCGCATCCGGGATGGTCGGGCGAAGCCCATCGACTTGCTGGCCAAATATATCAGTGCCGAGGACGACGATCTGGCTGTGGAGATGCACGAACCATACACCTTCCTTAACGGCCTCACCGTCACCGACATGGATGACCTGTTGGAGGACataaag ATTTACATGGAGCTGGAGCAAGGCAAGAATGTGGATTTCTGGAGGGACATGACCACCATCACAGAAGATGAAATCAGCAAACTTCGCAAATTAGAAGCTTCAGGCAAAGGACCTG GGGACCGCCGCGAAGGTATCAACACGTCAGTCAGCACAGACGTCCAGCTGGTGTTCAGGGGGAAGACTTACAGCCAGCTGCAGGCCCTGCACCTGAACATTGAGACCAAGATCCACGCCGGCGGCTCCAACCTGGACATTGGCTACTGGGAGAGCCTGCTGCAGCAGGTGCGCGTCTACATGGCTCGTGCCAG GCTGAGGGAGCGCCATCAGGAGGTGCTGAGGCAGAAGCTGTACAAACTCAAACAGGAGCAAGGAGTGGAGAGTGAGCCGCTCTTCCCCATCATCAAAGAGGAGCCAGATGATCAAGA AATGCAAGAGGATCAGCCAGCGGCATCAGCCGAGGCGGGGCCGTCCCGCAGCTCGCAGCCCGGGGCCTCCGACGAGGACCAGGAGGGGGACAAGGGAGCTCCGAGGAGTGAGAAGGAGGCGGAGGACGGGCCATCCACATCAACAGCGAAGGAGGgcgagggagaggagggtggagcGACTGAGTCAGTGCTCACAGAGGACGACCTCATCCAACAGAGCCAGGCGGAATACGACTCGGGCCGCTACAGCCCGGTGCTGCTGCAGAACTCTGAGCTGCCGCTGGACGCTCACGTCATCGAGCTGGACGAGGACCTGCATCGCCTCCATCTCGCCCGCCGCCAGTTACAGGTCACAG GTGATGCCAGTGAGAGTGCTGAGGATGCGTTTGTGCGCCGTGCTAAAGAGGGCATGGGAGCGGACGAGGCCCAGTTCAGCGTGGAGCTGCCGCTCACGGGCAAGATGTACCTCTGGGCAGACAAGTACCGGCCGCGCAAACCGCGCTTCTTCAACCGCGTGCACACCGGCTTCGAGTGGAACAAATACAACCAGACCCATTACGACTTTGACAACCCGCCGCCCAAGATTGTGCAGGGCTACAAGTTCAACATCTTCTACCCGGACCTCATCGACAAGCGGTCCACACCGCAGTACTTCCTGGAGCCCAGCCCTGACAACAAGGACTTTGGCATCCTCCGTTTCCACGCTGGACCCCCGTATGAGGACATTGCCTTCAAGATTGTCAACCGTGAGTGGGAGTACTCGCATCGCCACGGTTTCCGATGCCAGTTTGCCAATGGGATATTCCAGCTATGGTTCCACTTCAAAAGGTACCGTTACAGGAGATAG
- the LOC125300628 gene encoding collagenase 3-like isoform X2, which produces MKNPTLCVLLSLVIAAHSSPISTALNKQDEDMAERYLKRFYDLQEPEDPVPWHKTNLQELKLREMQQFLGLRVTGKLNSETLEAMKKPRCGVPDVAEYSIFGEGLKWNSNKLTYRIENYTPDMTVAEVDDTIERALQVWAKVTPLRFTRIHSGIADIMVSFGKRDHGDFYPFDGPGNTLAHAFAPSAGTGGDAHFDDDETFTYRSSRGYILFLVAAHEFGHSLGLGHSQDLGALMYPMYIDRDPDNFVLSADDVTGIQSLYGPNIDVNPEDPDPKPPTTPNACDPKMVLDAVTTLRGEMIFFKDRFIWRSYPLRPNPQLTLMSNYFPDVPENIDAAYENPQSQTVFIFKGQKVWSLNGQVLEKGYPKSITSMGLPNSVKYITAALHDPVTSKTLFFVDKHYYRRKWMRDILNWWQLVFVG; this is translated from the exons ATGAAGAATCCCACTCTGTGTGTCCTGCTCAGTCTGGTGATTGCAGCTCACTCCAGTCCAATATCAACAGCTCTTAACAAGCAAGATGAGGACATGGCAGAG AGGTACCTGAAACGATTCTATGACTTGCAAGAGCCAGAAGATCCAGTTCCCTGGCACAAAACAAACCTGCAGGAACTGAAACTACGTGAGATGCAACAGTTTCTTGGACTCCGTGTGACGGGAAAGCTGAACTCTGAAACTCTGGAGGCCATGAAAAAGCCTCGCTGTGGAGTTCCTGATGTTGCTGAATATTCCATTTTTGGTGAAGGGCTCAAATGGAACTCCAACAAGTTAACATACAG aattgaaAACTACACACCTGATATGACTGTGGCTGAAGTGGATGACACCATTGAAAGAGCACTACAAGTGTGGGCAAAAGTTACCCCCCTGAGATTTACCCGCATCCACAGTGGCATAGCGGATATCATGGTGTCCTTTGGTAAAAGag ATCATGGTGATTTCTACCCTTTCGATGGGCCAGGTAATACTTTAGCTCATGCATTTGCACCATCTGCTGGAACTGGAGGCGATGCACattttgatgatgatgagacTTTCACTTACCGTTCCTCTCGTG GTTACATATTGTTCTTGGTGGCTGCCCATGAGTTTGGTCACTCGTTGGGCTTGGGCCATTCACAGGACCTTGGTGCCCTCATGTATCCGATGTACATTGACAGAGATCCTGACAATTTTGTGTTGTCAGCAGATGACGTCACGGGGATACAGTCTCTTTATG GCCCAAACATCGATGTGAACCCTGAAGACCCTGATCCTAAGCCTCCCACTACACCTAACGCCTGTGATCCTAAGATGGTGCTTGATGCAGTCACAACTTTGCGTGGAGAGATGATATTCTTCAAGGACAG ATTCATCTGGCGGAGTTATCCACTGAGACCAAATCCTCAACTAACCCTAATGAGTAACTACTTCCCTGATGTCCCAGAGAATATTGATGCAGCCTACGAAAATCCACAATCTCAGACAGTGTTCATTTTCAAAG GTCAAAAGGTTTGGTCGCTGAATGGACAGGTCCTTGAAAAGGGATATCCCAAGAGCATAACCAGCATGGGTTTACCAAACTCTGTGAAGTACATCACTGCTGCACTTCATGATCCTGTCACCAGCAAGACATTGTTCTTTGTTGACAAGCACTACTACAG AAGAAAAtggatgagggatatcctaaaCTGGTGGCAGCTAGTTTTCGTAGGATGA
- the LOC125300628 gene encoding collagenase 3-like isoform X1 yields the protein MKNPTLCVLLSLVIAAHSSPISTALNKQDEDMAERYLKRFYDLQEPEDPVPWHKTNLQELKLREMQQFLGLRVTGKLNSETLEAMKKPRCGVPDVAEYSIFGEGLKWNSNKLTYRIENYTPDMTVAEVDDTIERALQVWAKVTPLRFTRIHSGIADIMVSFGKRDHGDFYPFDGPGNTLAHAFAPSAGTGGDAHFDDDETFTYRSSRGYILFLVAAHEFGHSLGLGHSQDLGALMYPMYIDRDPDNFVLSADDVTGIQSLYGPNIDVNPEDPDPKPPTTPNACDPKMVLDAVTTLRGEMIFFKDRFIWRSYPLRPNPQLTLMSNYFPDVPENIDAAYENPQSQTVFIFKGQKVWSLNGQVLEKGYPKSITSMGLPNSVKYITAALHDPVTSKTLFFVDKHYYSYDEIQKKMDEGYPKLVAASFRRMTGKVTAAFMFKGYAYLYSGPKMYEYHYRTRKFYRKLTTNYVFSC from the exons ATGAAGAATCCCACTCTGTGTGTCCTGCTCAGTCTGGTGATTGCAGCTCACTCCAGTCCAATATCAACAGCTCTTAACAAGCAAGATGAGGACATGGCAGAG AGGTACCTGAAACGATTCTATGACTTGCAAGAGCCAGAAGATCCAGTTCCCTGGCACAAAACAAACCTGCAGGAACTGAAACTACGTGAGATGCAACAGTTTCTTGGACTCCGTGTGACGGGAAAGCTGAACTCTGAAACTCTGGAGGCCATGAAAAAGCCTCGCTGTGGAGTTCCTGATGTTGCTGAATATTCCATTTTTGGTGAAGGGCTCAAATGGAACTCCAACAAGTTAACATACAG aattgaaAACTACACACCTGATATGACTGTGGCTGAAGTGGATGACACCATTGAAAGAGCACTACAAGTGTGGGCAAAAGTTACCCCCCTGAGATTTACCCGCATCCACAGTGGCATAGCGGATATCATGGTGTCCTTTGGTAAAAGag ATCATGGTGATTTCTACCCTTTCGATGGGCCAGGTAATACTTTAGCTCATGCATTTGCACCATCTGCTGGAACTGGAGGCGATGCACattttgatgatgatgagacTTTCACTTACCGTTCCTCTCGTG GTTACATATTGTTCTTGGTGGCTGCCCATGAGTTTGGTCACTCGTTGGGCTTGGGCCATTCACAGGACCTTGGTGCCCTCATGTATCCGATGTACATTGACAGAGATCCTGACAATTTTGTGTTGTCAGCAGATGACGTCACGGGGATACAGTCTCTTTATG GCCCAAACATCGATGTGAACCCTGAAGACCCTGATCCTAAGCCTCCCACTACACCTAACGCCTGTGATCCTAAGATGGTGCTTGATGCAGTCACAACTTTGCGTGGAGAGATGATATTCTTCAAGGACAG ATTCATCTGGCGGAGTTATCCACTGAGACCAAATCCTCAACTAACCCTAATGAGTAACTACTTCCCTGATGTCCCAGAGAATATTGATGCAGCCTACGAAAATCCACAATCTCAGACAGTGTTCATTTTCAAAG GTCAAAAGGTTTGGTCGCTGAATGGACAGGTCCTTGAAAAGGGATATCCCAAGAGCATAACCAGCATGGGTTTACCAAACTCTGTGAAGTACATCACTGCTGCACTTCATGATCCTGTCACCAGCAAGACATTGTTCTTTGTTGACAAGCACTACTACAG CTATGATGAAATACAGAAGAAAAtggatgagggatatcctaaaCTGGTGGCAGCTAGTTTTCGTAGGATGACTGGAAAAGTGACTGCTGCTTTCATGTTCAAAG GTTATGCATACCTCTACAGTGGCCCCAAGATGTATGAATACCACTACAGGACCAGGAAATTCTACCGAAAGCTGACCACAAACTATGTATTTAGCTGTTAG